Proteins encoded within one genomic window of Fragaria vesca subsp. vesca linkage group LG1, FraVesHawaii_1.0, whole genome shotgun sequence:
- the LOC101291177 gene encoding uncharacterized protein LOC101291177, translated as MGNCQAAEAATVVIHHPANNKVERIYWSVSAHEIMTSNPGNYVALVVTSPTLKAENGAPVKHLKLLRPDDTLHIGQVYRLISFEDVLKEFAAKKSVKLGKLLRDRGALGLELKKKDSDGPNPNSKSDDRSSTKMEHEAHRVGSSSSGGGGGGSSRGVARSHGGGGQWRPALQSIAELGT; from the exons ATGGGCAACTGTCAGGCGGCTGAGGCGGCCACGGTGGTTATACACCACCCGGCAAACAACAAGGTCGAGAGGATTTACTGGTCGGTGAGCGCTCATGAGATCATGACGTCGAATCCGGGGAACTACGTGGCGCTTGTGGTGACGTCGCCGACGTTAAAGGCCGAGAATGGCGCGCCGGTTAAGCATCTCAAGCTTCTGAGGCCGGACGACACTTTGCATATCGGACAGGTTTACCGGCTCATCAGTTTCGAAG ATGTGTTGAAGGAGTTTGCTGCTAAGAAGTCTGTGAAGCTGGGGAAGTTGCTGAGGGATAGAGGTGCACTTGGCCTTGAACTGAAAAAGAAAGACTCCGATGGTCCGAATCCGAATTCGAAATCCGACGACCGCAGTTCTACCAAG ATGGAGCATGAGGCTCACCGTGTCGGAAGCAGCAGTAGTGGTGGTGGCGGTGGTGGCAGCAGCAGAGGTGTGGCGAGGAGTCATGGTGGTGGGGGGCAGTGGAGGCCAGCTTTGCAGAGCATTGCAGAGCTTGGTACTTGA